The Streptomyces sp. NBC_01268 genome window below encodes:
- a CDS encoding TetR/AcrR family transcriptional regulator: protein MGAKTPADPEDALHAVLDAYGIPVIPDPASAAARKRQAIIDAALTEFLAEGYSAASMDAITQRSGVSKATIYKHFGSKERLFLAVIGGVLPRTYADVEPAGTSLADAPDLRAALVRLATDWARTLLRPDIMSLRRLVIGEIDRFPQLGQLWYRVTYDMYNGPLIEAVTALDARGVLDVPDPDLAVQQLVATTVGVPQLVHTFAPGTAVDEAELTRQITSGVDLFLAGYARS from the coding sequence ATGGGCGCCAAGACCCCCGCCGACCCGGAAGACGCACTCCACGCCGTGCTCGACGCGTACGGCATCCCGGTCATCCCCGACCCCGCCTCCGCCGCCGCCCGCAAGCGCCAGGCGATCATCGACGCCGCGCTGACGGAGTTCCTGGCCGAGGGGTACTCGGCGGCGTCCATGGACGCGATCACCCAGCGGTCCGGCGTCTCCAAGGCGACCATCTACAAGCACTTCGGCAGCAAGGAACGCCTCTTCCTCGCCGTCATCGGCGGGGTGCTGCCCCGGACCTACGCCGACGTGGAGCCCGCCGGCACCAGCCTGGCCGACGCCCCCGACCTGCGCGCCGCGCTCGTCCGGCTCGCGACCGACTGGGCCCGCACGCTGCTGCGCCCGGACATCATGTCGCTGCGGCGCCTGGTGATCGGCGAGATCGACCGCTTCCCCCAGCTCGGACAGCTCTGGTACCGGGTCACGTACGACATGTACAACGGCCCGCTGATCGAGGCGGTCACCGCGCTGGACGCCCGCGGCGTCCTGGACGTGCCCGACCCCGACCTCGCCGTGCAGCAGCTCGTGGCGACGACGGTCGGCGTGCCCCAGCTCGTCCACACCTTCGCGCCGGGTACGGCCGTCGACGAGGCCGAGCTGACCCGGCAGATCACCTCGGGCGTGGACCTCTTCCTGGCCGGATACGCGCGCTCCTGA
- a CDS encoding MFS transporter, giving the protein MTTTKAVKATPVPAAREPARAAVTLRRALLPALFVAPASMGVSGPSLALPDAARELGVSAGSAAWLMTVFGVGMAVGTPLLSATAGRRGPGGTVRASGVLLVLGAALVLVAGSLPLAVAGRAVEAVGAAGVTVAAFQLASRDGTGRTSGIVAIGSAFGGTLGLFAGAAVARAAGWQAALVLPLSSLLVLLPVLRLAGPATPRTGPATGARPLDVLRAPGFLAAAGLMLALSTVNFALLYGAPRRFSALTGWSPVQTGAVAALAALTGALLSWLLIRLAPRLGTRRTRILLAAGATTALLLAALAPWPPAVLLGSGLSALATAGGQGVLTGAATRGLGEERQGLGIGLFNLAFLAGVAIGPALAAAV; this is encoded by the coding sequence ATGACCACGACGAAGGCCGTGAAGGCGACGCCCGTCCCGGCGGCGCGCGAACCCGCCCGGGCGGCCGTCACCCTCCGGCGCGCCCTCCTCCCCGCCCTCTTCGTCGCGCCCGCCTCGATGGGCGTGTCGGGGCCCAGCCTCGCGCTGCCCGACGCCGCGCGGGAGCTCGGCGTCTCCGCCGGGTCGGCGGCCTGGCTGATGACCGTGTTCGGCGTCGGCATGGCGGTCGGCACGCCCCTGCTCTCCGCCACGGCGGGGCGGCGCGGCCCCGGCGGGACCGTCCGGGCCTCCGGGGTCCTCCTCGTCCTGGGCGCGGCCCTGGTCCTCGTCGCCGGGTCACTGCCGCTCGCCGTGGCCGGCCGGGCGGTCGAGGCCGTGGGGGCCGCCGGGGTCACGGTCGCCGCCTTCCAGCTCGCGAGCCGGGACGGCACGGGCCGTACGTCCGGGATCGTCGCCATCGGCAGCGCCTTCGGCGGCACGCTCGGCCTCTTCGCGGGTGCGGCGGTGGCCCGGGCGGCGGGCTGGCAGGCGGCGCTCGTGCTGCCGCTGTCGAGCCTCCTCGTGCTGCTGCCGGTCCTGCGTCTGGCCGGCCCCGCGACTCCGCGCACCGGCCCGGCCACCGGCGCGCGCCCCCTCGACGTGCTGCGCGCCCCGGGCTTCCTGGCCGCCGCCGGGCTCATGCTCGCGCTCTCCACCGTCAACTTCGCGCTGCTGTACGGCGCCCCGCGCCGCTTCTCCGCGCTCACCGGGTGGAGCCCCGTCCAGACCGGCGCGGTCGCCGCGCTCGCCGCCCTGACCGGGGCCCTGCTGTCCTGGCTCCTGATCCGTCTGGCGCCCCGGCTCGGGACGCGCAGGACCCGGATCCTGCTGGCCGCCGGTGCGACGACCGCACTGCTGCTCGCGGCCCTCGCCCCGTGGCCGCCGGCGGTGCTGCTCGGCTCCGGCCTGAGCGCCCTCGCGACGGCGGGCGGCCAGGGCGTCCTGACCGGTGCCGCGACCCGGGGGCTCGGGGAGGAGCGCCAGGGCCTGGGGATCGGTCTGTTCAACCTGGCGTTCCTGGCGGGCGTGGCGATCGGCCCGGCGCTGGCGGCGGCCGTCTGA
- a CDS encoding pirin family protein, producing MTTTERTVTRIARPFHTHEGAGFPVRRPFPTAELPFVDPFLMVDQVGPIDLAPGAAKGAPPHPHRGFETIQYVLDGDIANADSRGHRAVVRGGGVQWLTAGSGIVHEALPTEEFLAAGGRQHMLQIWVNLPARLKSLPPRSQNAEAADLPPVTTPDGAELTVLAGSSHGVTGPFGTHTPVLVVHARLAAGGRAEFTAPAGHNAMVYALTGDAVVSGEALADGHLAVLDRDGEHFTVEAPDAAAEVLVLAGEPIGEPVARSGPFVMNTAAELRQAEKDFANGLMGRMPA from the coding sequence ATGACCACCACCGAGCGCACCGTCACCCGCATCGCCCGCCCCTTCCACACCCACGAGGGCGCCGGCTTCCCCGTGCGCCGGCCCTTCCCCACTGCCGAACTCCCCTTCGTGGACCCCTTCCTGATGGTCGACCAGGTCGGTCCGATCGACCTCGCCCCCGGAGCGGCCAAGGGCGCACCCCCGCACCCCCACCGCGGCTTCGAGACGATCCAGTACGTCCTCGACGGCGACATCGCCAACGCCGACTCGCGCGGCCACCGCGCCGTCGTCCGGGGCGGCGGGGTGCAGTGGCTCACCGCCGGGTCCGGGATCGTCCACGAGGCGCTGCCCACCGAGGAGTTCCTCGCCGCGGGCGGGCGCCAGCACATGCTGCAGATCTGGGTGAACCTCCCGGCCCGCCTCAAGTCGCTGCCGCCCCGCAGCCAGAACGCCGAGGCCGCCGACCTGCCGCCCGTCACCACCCCCGACGGCGCCGAGCTCACCGTCCTCGCCGGCAGCAGCCACGGCGTGACCGGGCCGTTCGGCACCCACACCCCGGTCCTCGTCGTCCACGCGCGCCTCGCGGCGGGCGGCCGCGCCGAGTTCACCGCACCCGCCGGGCACAACGCGATGGTGTACGCGCTCACCGGCGACGCCGTCGTCAGCGGCGAGGCCCTCGCCGACGGGCACCTCGCCGTGCTCGACCGGGACGGCGAACACTTCACCGTCGAGGCCCCGGACGCGGCGGCCGAGGTGCTGGTCCTCGCGGGCGAGCCGATCGGCGAACCCGTCGCCCGCAGCGGCCCCTTCGTGATGAACACGGCCGCAGAACTCCGCCAGGCGGAGAAGGACTTCGCGAACGGACTGATGGGACGGATGCCGGCATGA
- a CDS encoding MBL fold metallo-hydrolase, whose amino-acid sequence MTTTTRITATYVGTATVLLRIGGLTLLTDPAFDPAPADYPAARPLHRTTGPALGADRLPPVDLVLLSHDQHADNLDHTGREVLARAARTLTTPEGAARLGGRAEGLAPWESREVTAGGTRVRITATPARHGPEGTEQATGPVTGFVVEYDGGALYLSGDTVRHDALTAIGERFALDTAFLHFGDAHFPSTGDRAFSLSAAEGAAFARTLGARTVVPLHFDSWAHLAEDPAAITAAFAADPLLAGTLRWLEPGVAEELA is encoded by the coding sequence ATGACCACGACGACACGGATCACCGCCACCTACGTCGGCACCGCCACCGTCCTCCTCCGCATCGGCGGCCTCACCCTCCTGACCGACCCGGCCTTCGACCCGGCGCCCGCCGACTACCCCGCCGCCCGCCCGCTCCACCGCACGACGGGCCCCGCCCTCGGTGCCGACCGGCTGCCGCCCGTCGACCTGGTGCTGCTCTCCCACGACCAGCACGCCGACAACCTCGACCACACCGGCCGCGAGGTCCTCGCCCGCGCGGCCCGGACCCTCACCACCCCCGAGGGCGCCGCGCGCCTCGGCGGCCGGGCGGAGGGCCTGGCCCCCTGGGAGAGCCGCGAGGTCACCGCCGGCGGCACGCGCGTACGGATCACCGCGACCCCCGCCCGCCACGGCCCCGAGGGCACCGAGCAGGCCACCGGGCCCGTCACCGGCTTCGTCGTCGAGTACGACGGCGGCGCCCTCTACCTCTCCGGCGACACCGTCCGGCACGACGCGCTGACCGCGATCGGCGAACGCTTCGCCCTGGACACCGCCTTCCTCCACTTCGGCGACGCCCACTTCCCGTCCACCGGCGACCGCGCGTTCTCCCTCAGCGCCGCCGAGGGCGCGGCCTTCGCCCGGACCCTCGGCGCCCGCACGGTCGTCCCCCTCCACTTCGACTCCTGGGCGCACCTCGCCGAGGACCCCGCCGCCATCACCGCCGCCTTCGCCGCCGACCCCCTGCTCGCGGGGACCCTGCGCTGGCTGGAGCCGGGGGTGGCGGAGGAGCTGGCTTGA